The following are encoded in a window of Rubellicoccus peritrichatus genomic DNA:
- a CDS encoding AAA family ATPase: MVLFANYKTFVIEDDKTKSKKAQGGRRVMRTSHHPCWDAKNRHGLADELDFEFSQY, encoded by the coding sequence ATGGTTCTATTTGCAAATTACAAAACTTTTGTAATTGAAGATGATAAAACCAAAAGCAAGAAGGCCCAGGGCGGTCGTCGTGTTATGCGCACTTCTCATCATCCGTGCTGGGATGCGAAGAATCGCCATGGTCTAGCCGATGAGCTAGATTTTGAATTCTCCCAATATTGA
- a CDS encoding ATP-binding protein — MEIIKGKQNKAQRIVVYGPEGIGKSTFGSKFPNPVFIDTEDSTDHLDVARTKKPASWTMILSQVEEVAKSEFKTLIIDTIDWAERQCIEYVCAVAGKSSIEDFGYGKGYTHLAEEFGKLLNLLNDVREKGINVVLLAHAHMRKFEQPDEIGAYDRWELKLTKNALP; from the coding sequence ATGGAAATTATAAAAGGAAAACAGAACAAGGCGCAGCGAATAGTTGTGTATGGTCCTGAGGGGATTGGAAAGAGTACATTTGGAAGCAAGTTTCCAAATCCCGTCTTCATCGACACAGAAGACTCAACAGATCACCTTGATGTAGCTCGCACAAAGAAACCCGCAAGCTGGACAATGATTCTATCTCAAGTTGAGGAAGTTGCAAAGTCTGAGTTTAAAACCTTGATCATCGATACGATTGATTGGGCAGAGAGGCAATGCATAGAATATGTATGTGCTGTCGCTGGCAAGAGCAGTATTGAAGATTTTGGATACGGCAAGGGGTATACTCACTTGGCAGAGGAATTTGGTAAGCTTTTAAATTTGCTGAATGATGTGCGGGAGAAGGGGATCAATGTTGTTTTGCTTGCCCATGCTCATATGCGCAAGTTTGAGCAGCCTGATGAGATTGGTGCTTACGACAGATGGGAGCTAAAGCTTACTAAGAATGCTCTCCCCTAG
- a CDS encoding AAA family ATPase: MIAQIEPSDLINNPNIRVEDLCGDARELAEPLVKKAKKLSLSKFGKWTVLLIGDPGCGKSALAEIAANTIAEHRENILSYSGINVDVDLVRQWQRDFRIGSLYSGWRVLVIEEIDTVPARAQDLMLDVIDKLPECVAIIGTSNNHTENFSDRFQTRFTPLEVKSLTSEEIHEFAMRHWPRLDPSEVRKIAEGCNGNMRAALHDLQSLCDGF; the protein is encoded by the coding sequence ATGATTGCTCAAATAGAACCATCAGACTTGATCAACAATCCGAACATTAGAGTTGAGGACCTATGCGGAGATGCCAGAGAATTAGCTGAACCTCTCGTCAAGAAGGCTAAGAAGCTCAGTCTTAGCAAGTTTGGAAAATGGACCGTGCTTCTCATTGGTGATCCTGGTTGTGGAAAGTCAGCCTTAGCTGAAATTGCTGCCAATACAATAGCTGAGCACAGAGAGAACATACTCTCATATTCTGGGATCAATGTTGACGTGGATTTGGTTCGCCAATGGCAACGAGACTTTAGAATTGGGTCTCTTTATTCTGGTTGGCGTGTGCTCGTCATTGAGGAGATAGACACCGTACCAGCAAGGGCTCAAGATCTCATGCTTGATGTCATAGACAAGCTTCCCGAGTGCGTAGCGATTATTGGAACTAGCAACAACCATACGGAGAATTTCTCTGACAGGTTTCAAACCAGATTCACACCATTGGAAGTTAAGAGTCTGACATCCGAAGAGATTCACGAATTCGCAATGCGTCATTGGCCAAGGCTTGATCCTTCCGAAGTGAGAAAGATTGCCGAAGGCTGCAATGGTAACATGCGTGCTGCATTGCACGATCTTCAAAGCCTCTGTGATGGGTTCTAA